One genomic segment of SAR202 cluster bacterium includes these proteins:
- a CDS encoding CapA family protein, whose protein sequence is MATYNSESGDITMVLTGESLITRGTSMFTEENYLKMVEIMRAGDVTFTNAEMIFHDYESPNNPHQLGTYMRSSPQNIKELQWMGINLVACSNNHAYDFGEGGILKNIENLDKYGLAHAGSGKNLADAREPGYIDTDAGRVALISLTDSGPAEGRAGEQRRDMQGRPGVSWLRSTAIYYVDQESLDALKKISQGLGFEDQKKAREFTEDSSTEFHLFGQPMYSPVPTLKFVLSKDGKFGQTRIPNEYDMEQILDRVSDAKRMADWVLVTMHNHQGGATITDPGDHLVTFAKAALDAGADVYTGHGPHRDRGIEIYKGKPIFYSLGDFFMQNDTVLRTPHDRYLMEGLGWDAVPADFYDTRSGTKYSEDHVNNDTKGMPADFRQWESTMAQVKFKGKKLSEITLLPLDLGFRRSRGTRGRPTLATGEVAKSVLDNMQQMSSKYGTKISINGETGSVDLS, encoded by the coding sequence ATGGCAACCTATAATTCGGAATCAGGTGATATAACCATGGTGCTCACTGGGGAATCTCTCATAACTCGAGGAACCTCAATGTTCACTGAAGAAAACTACCTAAAAATGGTAGAAATTATGCGTGCAGGTGATGTCACTTTTACTAATGCAGAAATGATTTTTCACGACTATGAGAGTCCTAATAACCCACATCAATTGGGAACTTATATGCGATCATCGCCTCAAAACATCAAAGAATTACAGTGGATGGGAATAAATCTTGTCGCATGCTCAAACAATCATGCATACGACTTTGGAGAAGGTGGTATTTTAAAGAATATTGAAAATCTTGATAAATATGGTCTAGCACATGCTGGAAGTGGTAAAAACTTAGCTGACGCCCGAGAACCAGGGTATATTGACACTGATGCTGGTCGAGTAGCTTTAATATCACTTACTGATTCTGGACCAGCAGAAGGTAGAGCTGGTGAACAACGACGTGATATGCAAGGCAGGCCAGGTGTAAGTTGGTTACGATCAACGGCAATTTATTATGTAGATCAAGAAAGTCTTGATGCCCTAAAAAAGATAAGCCAAGGCCTTGGATTTGAAGATCAGAAAAAGGCTCGTGAGTTTACTGAAGACAGTAGTACTGAATTTCATCTTTTTGGACAGCCAATGTATTCACCAGTACCCACATTGAAATTCGTATTGAGTAAAGATGGCAAATTTGGACAAACCCGTATTCCTAATGAATATGACATGGAGCAAATTTTAGATCGTGTAAGTGATGCAAAAAGAATGGCTGACTGGGTATTAGTAACTATGCATAACCATCAAGGGGGGGCAACAATTACTGACCCAGGTGACCATCTTGTAACATTTGCTAAAGCCGCTTTAGATGCTGGAGCAGATGTGTATACCGGCCACGGCCCACACAGAGACAGAGGAATAGAGATATATAAAGGGAAACCAATCTTTTATTCACTTGGTGACTTTTTTATGCAAAATGATACAGTTTTGAGAACACCCCACGATCGATATCTTATGGAAGGTCTTGGATGGGATGCAGTTCCAGCTGATTTTTATGACACACGATCAGGCACTAAATATAGTGAAGATCATGTAAATAATGATACTAAAGGAATGCCTGCCGATTTTAGACAATGGGAAAGCACAATGGCCCAAGTTAAATTTAAAGGTAAAAAATTAAGTGAAATCACTTTATTACCGCTGGACTTAGGATTTAGAAGATCTAGAGGAACTAGAGGCAGACCTACATTAGCTACGGGTGAAGTTGCAAAATCTGTATTAGATAATATGCAGCAAATGTCTTCCAAGTATGGAACAAAAATCTCCATTAATGGTGAAACTGGATCGGTAGACCTCAGTTAA
- a CDS encoding 2,4-dihydroxyhept-2-ene-1,7-dioic acid aldolase, whose protein sequence is MEGIMRRNILREKLNNNESTISTHIHSVWPSVVEAIGHAHIYDYVEFVAEYGPSDLHDLDNLARAADIYDLGMMLKVDQSNQAYLAQRGIGSGFGSILFTDARNVDDVKECIRIATPDTPEDGGLYGVSTRRNSYMGYGGSEDYIKSVRDVVIAIMIEKQGAVDHLEEILSLPNVDMIQWGPSDYSMNTGKGGQRNHPDVIKTRNFVFKKALEMGVAPRAEINSVDEAKEYLDMGVKHFSIGTDINILHNWWKQNGEALAKAIDES, encoded by the coding sequence ATGGAGGGAATAATGAGAAGAAATATATTACGTGAAAAATTAAACAATAATGAGTCCACAATTAGCACTCATATTCATTCAGTATGGCCATCTGTTGTCGAAGCTATAGGACATGCTCACATTTATGACTATGTTGAATTTGTTGCCGAATATGGACCATCAGATTTACATGATTTGGACAACTTAGCTAGAGCTGCTGATATTTATGACTTAGGTATGATGTTGAAAGTTGATCAGAGTAATCAAGCATATCTGGCACAAAGAGGTATTGGATCTGGATTTGGTAGTATTTTGTTCACAGATGCTCGAAATGTAGATGATGTGAAAGAATGTATAAGAATTGCTACTCCAGACACTCCTGAAGATGGTGGATTGTACGGAGTCTCAACAAGAAGAAATAGCTATATGGGTTATGGTGGATCCGAAGATTATATTAAATCTGTTAGGGATGTTGTAATTGCTATTATGATTGAAAAACAAGGAGCTGTAGATCATTTAGAAGAAATTTTATCTTTACCGAATGTTGATATGATTCAATGGGGACCTTCTGATTATTCTATGAATACTGGAAAAGGTGGTCAAAGAAACCATCCTGATGTAATCAAAACTAGAAATTTTGTATTTAAGAAAGCTCTTGAAATGGGCGTTGCTCCTCGAGCTGAAATTAATTCTGTAGATGAAGCTAAAGAATATCTAGATATGGGAGTAAAACACTTCTCGATTGGTACTGATATAAATATTCTACATAATTGGTGGAAACAAAATGGAGAAGCATTAGCTAAAGCTATCGATGAATCATAA
- a CDS encoding CoA transferase: protein MTKSPFENLRIIDSTYVFAMPYAGGILGDMGAEVIKIEGPGHLDIVRGGQFSGGFPDNNPGEDYWNRSASFNLLNRNKKSLTLDLSKEECREYLKELISISDVMMENYTPRVMKRWGLDYENIKKIKPDLILISNTGYGHGEGPFSAYPAQATTQEATHGHCYITGYNNDIPSKAGASYVDFLACWSGLFAVASALRYRNKTGKGQWIDIGMYQLGVMGTAEYIMDWQSNQNKSGRFGNRHPWRTPQGTYPCNGIDQWVVLSIGEDSQWAQLCEIMGKPELASDEKFATLLNRRRYHDEIDQIISEWTKTKNKYEIMELLQNQNIPCGPVFDSADCNLNPHYQERGFIERVEYPEFRNIGTRKIMGRPWKGSKLDARVRAPIEPLGSSNSRILQELIGMSDKDYKDFISKGFIAEKPAEIREVPTSSLEEQVQSGRLAYFDADYKSKLGI, encoded by the coding sequence ATGACTAAATCACCCTTTGAAAATTTGAGAATTATTGATTCAACTTATGTCTTTGCTATGCCCTACGCAGGAGGAATATTAGGAGATATGGGGGCAGAAGTTATTAAAATAGAAGGACCAGGCCACCTTGACATTGTGAGAGGCGGACAATTTTCTGGTGGATTTCCTGATAATAATCCTGGAGAGGACTACTGGAATCGATCCGCTAGTTTTAATTTATTGAACAGGAATAAAAAATCACTCACCTTAGATTTGAGTAAAGAGGAATGCCGTGAATACCTTAAAGAGTTAATTTCTATAAGTGATGTAATGATGGAAAATTATACTCCAAGGGTAATGAAACGATGGGGGTTAGATTACGAAAATATAAAAAAAATTAAACCTGATTTAATTTTGATTTCAAATACAGGATATGGTCATGGAGAAGGCCCTTTTTCTGCTTATCCTGCCCAAGCCACCACACAAGAGGCTACACATGGCCATTGTTACATAACTGGCTACAATAATGATATACCTTCCAAGGCAGGAGCTTCTTATGTGGATTTTCTTGCATGTTGGTCAGGTTTATTTGCAGTAGCTTCAGCCTTAAGATATAGAAATAAAACTGGCAAAGGTCAGTGGATTGATATTGGGATGTACCAACTTGGAGTTATGGGTACAGCCGAATATATTATGGACTGGCAATCTAATCAAAACAAATCAGGACGATTCGGGAATAGACATCCATGGAGAACACCTCAAGGCACATACCCTTGTAATGGAATAGATCAATGGGTTGTATTATCAATAGGCGAAGATTCTCAATGGGCACAGCTTTGTGAAATTATGGGAAAGCCAGAACTTGCTTCTGATGAAAAATTTGCAACCTTATTGAATAGAAGACGATATCATGACGAAATAGATCAAATTATTTCAGAATGGACAAAGACTAAAAACAAATATGAAATTATGGAATTACTACAAAACCAAAATATTCCATGCGGTCCGGTATTCGATTCTGCTGATTGTAATTTAAATCCACATTATCAAGAACGTGGTTTTATTGAACGTGTAGAATATCCAGAATTTAGAAATATTGGAACGAGAAAAATAATGGGACGCCCATGGAAGGGTAGTAAACTAGATGCTCGCGTTAGAGCCCCAATTGAACCCTTGGGGTCAAGTAACAGCCGTATTTTGCAAGAATTAATAGGTATGAGCGATAAGGATTATAAAGATTTTATTTCAAAAGGATTTATTGCCGAAAAACCTGCTGAAATACGAGAAGTACCTACTTCGTCATTAGAAGAACAAGTACAATCAGGCAGACTCGCATATTTTGATGCAGATTATAAAAGTAAATTAGGAATATAA
- a CDS encoding CoA transferase, with protein sequence MEELIKGLRVLDSTTMVAMPTATHILADMGAEVIKIENHTAPRSEGGGIFPDNKPGNNFWNRDGLFHALQRSKLDITLNLRTEEGQDAFKDLASLSDVIIENNRAGSMERLGLDYEEIKKIKPDIIYISNTGFGYTGPWRQYAGIGRMFELTCGLSQFTGYTDEGPRRVGAAFYDVPVGWTAVFAIMSALLHRQQTGQGQWIDFAMYQIGVSTIGDKLLDFVANKRNGQVMGNAHEYYAPHNVYPSKGEDRWIAIGTENDSQWHALCEVMGNPDWCLLDEYSDSFSRLKNRESLDSLISDWTSSYDNNELTDTLQSKGIPAGPVMNSKDLLLDQHLKDRGFYEVITHNSSDNIGKQIYSGRGWQMSNAQVKIRRPGPGLGEHNEQVLSDLLGYDSDTIDDFYDLGIIADEPINQRSSANPPSLEKLKEDGTITDFDTDYKINLGLG encoded by the coding sequence ATGGAGGAATTAATTAAAGGTCTCAGAGTGTTAGATTCTACTACTATGGTAGCTATGCCAACTGCAACTCACATTCTAGCTGATATGGGTGCTGAAGTTATCAAAATAGAAAACCATACTGCTCCACGTTCAGAAGGCGGTGGCATTTTCCCCGATAATAAACCTGGGAATAATTTTTGGAATAGAGATGGATTATTTCATGCCTTACAAAGAAGTAAGTTGGATATTACTCTAAATTTAAGAACTGAAGAAGGCCAAGATGCTTTTAAAGATCTAGCATCATTAAGTGATGTTATTATTGAAAATAATCGTGCAGGAAGTATGGAGAGACTTGGGTTAGATTATGAAGAAATCAAAAAAATAAAACCTGACATAATCTATATATCAAATACTGGATTTGGTTATACTGGCCCTTGGAGACAATACGCAGGTATTGGTCGAATGTTCGAACTTACCTGTGGCTTAAGCCAATTCACTGGATACACTGACGAAGGACCTAGAAGAGTTGGTGCTGCTTTTTACGATGTTCCTGTGGGCTGGACAGCAGTATTTGCTATCATGTCAGCATTACTCCATAGGCAACAAACTGGACAAGGTCAATGGATTGATTTTGCTATGTATCAAATTGGTGTATCGACAATTGGCGACAAACTTCTTGATTTTGTTGCGAATAAACGAAACGGTCAAGTTATGGGAAATGCTCATGAATACTATGCACCCCATAATGTATATCCTTCAAAAGGTGAAGATCGATGGATTGCTATAGGTACTGAAAATGATTCCCAATGGCATGCTCTTTGTGAAGTTATGGGAAACCCTGATTGGTGTTTGCTTGATGAATATTCTGATTCATTTTCAAGACTCAAAAATAGAGAATCTCTCGATTCTTTAATTTCTGACTGGACTTCATCTTATGACAATAATGAATTAACGGATACATTACAATCTAAAGGTATTCCTGCAGGTCCTGTTATGAATAGTAAAGATTTATTATTAGATCAGCACTTGAAAGATAGGGGTTTTTATGAAGTGATAACCCATAATTCTTCAGATAATATTGGGAAACAAATCTATTCTGGTCGTGGTTGGCAAATGTCAAATGCACAAGTAAAAATTCGTCGCCCAGGACCTGGCTTAGGCGAACATAATGAACAAGTATTATCGGATCTTCTGGGGTATGATTCAGATACAATCGATGACTTTTACGACTTAGGAATAATTGCTGACGAACCGATAAATCAACGATCTTCTGCAAATCCTCCATCATTAGAAAAACTAAAAGAAGATGGCACTATTACAGATTTTGATACAGATTATAAAATAAACTTGGGATTGGGATAG
- a CDS encoding CoA transferase yields MKAPLEGIRVIESTYVFAFPYAAGILSDLGAEVIKIEGPGRPDTTRNGAFAGAYPDNIVGDDSWNRTASYNQINRGKKSLTLDLSKDEGREILVDMLKQSDIFMENFTPRVMKRWGLDYPNLKKIKPDIIMVSNTGYGHGEGPWSSYPAQATTQEATHGHCHITGYDNDIPSKAGQSFIDFLSCWSGLMGIANALRHRNKTGEGQWVDVGMYQLGAYLTSEYILDWMSNSFKGERIGNRHRWRSIQGVYRCAGADEWISISIGSDTEWENLCKALNAKELQENPKYQTELGRREHYKEIDQIINKYTQSYDKHTLTTDLQNLGIPAGSVYDASDSNTNPHYWERGFLETIQFPEERKMGKRVLMGRPWKANKSDLKIHRPAPPFGDSNHDFIVDLLGHTEQKYNNLVETNITTTVPVNLRPTPTMSLEELVAAGRLKSFDPDFKKKLDIL; encoded by the coding sequence ATGAAAGCGCCACTTGAAGGAATACGAGTAATTGAATCTACATATGTATTTGCATTTCCATATGCAGCAGGTATTTTATCTGATTTAGGTGCTGAAGTTATTAAAATTGAAGGACCTGGGAGGCCAGATACAACTCGTAATGGAGCATTTGCTGGAGCATATCCTGATAATATTGTGGGTGATGATTCATGGAATAGAACTGCTTCTTATAATCAAATAAACCGTGGGAAAAAATCACTGACTCTTGACTTGAGTAAAGATGAAGGTAGAGAAATATTAGTCGATATGCTTAAACAGTCAGATATATTTATGGAAAATTTTACACCACGCGTGATGAAAAGGTGGGGTCTTGATTATCCAAACCTCAAAAAGATTAAACCAGATATTATTATGGTTTCTAATACAGGATATGGTCATGGTGAAGGCCCTTGGTCATCTTATCCTGCCCAGGCCACTACTCAGGAAGCAACACACGGACATTGCCATATCACAGGCTACGATAATGATATACCTTCTAAAGCAGGCCAATCCTTTATTGATTTCTTATCGTGTTGGTCTGGCTTAATGGGTATTGCTAATGCTTTACGACATAGAAATAAAACTGGAGAAGGTCAATGGGTTGATGTAGGTATGTATCAGTTAGGAGCCTATTTAACGTCTGAATATATACTTGATTGGATGTCTAACTCCTTTAAAGGAGAAAGAATTGGTAATCGACATAGATGGCGTTCTATTCAAGGGGTTTATCGATGTGCTGGTGCTGATGAATGGATTTCAATTTCCATTGGTTCAGATACAGAATGGGAAAACCTTTGTAAAGCTTTGAATGCTAAAGAATTACAAGAGAATCCAAAATATCAAACTGAATTAGGCCGAAGAGAACATTATAAAGAAATTGATCAAATTATTAATAAATATACGCAATCTTATGATAAGCATACCCTTACAACTGATTTGCAAAATTTAGGCATTCCTGCTGGTTCAGTTTATGATGCGAGTGATTCGAATACAAATCCTCATTATTGGGAACGTGGATTTTTAGAGACAATTCAATTCCCTGAAGAGAGAAAAATGGGCAAGCGTGTATTAATGGGCCGACCTTGGAAAGCTAATAAATCTGATCTTAAAATACATCGACCTGCTCCACCTTTTGGAGACTCTAACCATGATTTTATTGTCGATTTACTCGGACATACTGAACAAAAATACAATAATCTCGTTGAAACTAATATTACAACCACAGTGCCTGTAAACTTACGTCCTACACCCACAATGAGTCTTGAAGAATTAGTTGCTGCAGGACGTTTGAAATCCTTTGACCCTGATTTCAAAAAGAAACTAGATATTTTATAA
- a CDS encoding GDYXXLXY domain-containing protein has protein sequence MSRTKKIYLSLIVALQVISIIVFVVIQEIRFSESKIITLQTQPVDPRDIFRGDYVILDYEISHLNENPTKRNSSDKTTCCYYEFWEETDKDVYVFLKPAGDIWHAFGISSSYDGGDLITDNNSNISEFIRIKGKLSTVDDIERLDTEERFRELNITYGIENYFVQVDTGKIIETADDVKVNVKVNKHGGSQIESLLVDGIKWP, from the coding sequence ATGTCTAGAACAAAAAAAATATATTTGTCCCTGATTGTTGCTCTTCAGGTTATATCTATCATTGTATTTGTAGTAATTCAAGAAATTAGATTTTCAGAATCTAAGATAATAACACTACAAACTCAGCCAGTAGATCCTAGAGATATATTTCGAGGCGATTATGTCATTTTAGATTATGAAATTTCACATTTGAATGAAAATCCAACAAAACGTAATAGTTCTGACAAAACCACTTGCTGTTATTATGAATTTTGGGAAGAAACTGATAAAGATGTATATGTGTTTTTGAAGCCAGCCGGTGATATATGGCACGCATTTGGAATTTCATCCTCATATGATGGAGGGGATTTAATTACAGATAATAATTCTAATATTTCTGAATTTATTCGAATCAAAGGAAAACTTTCAACAGTCGATGATATCGAACGCCTTGATACAGAAGAAAGATTCCGTGAACTTAATATCACTTATGGTATTGAAAATTATTTTGTTCAGGTTGATACAGGAAAAATAATTGAAACAGCAGATGACGTGAAAGTAAATGTAAAGGTGAATAAGCATGGTGGTTCTCAGATAGAATCGTTACTTGTTGATGGTATAAAGTGGCCTTAA
- a CDS encoding DUF2157 domain-containing protein has protein sequence MKSSNNLNFLDRIRKDLKVFVERGIITNIQEDSILEYYGVTKDILDKGNSYSRLIIILSTLGAVLVGLGVVLLIAANWNSIPPIVKITMSVISVITANVIGYWLRYKTIYKRIGASIFFLAAFLFSGSVFLIGQMYHIRSDNFDILLWILLGVLPVAYIIYSKALFRLSMGIIIFWPGWKLATLFTEDASQFIFSFYVLYGVLIYLIGFLHSKTANFNIFTNTLIFIGSSVSLAVSYILTMDGIWNEWETDINYFPNIIPIILLTTIVLLIQLSKYYLRNFEFSPKLLILESFVLSYLILLSWFLFFTPKITDKYLLFFIMVVFNIIFLGLSLLITYVGIRLKRYSLVNLGLFAAILFIFTKYFDLFIGMIDTGLFFAITGILLLLGGVSFERIRRRLLDRFHLDEG, from the coding sequence ATGAAATCTTCAAATAATTTAAATTTCTTAGATAGAATAAGAAAAGATCTTAAAGTTTTTGTTGAGCGGGGAATAATAACCAATATCCAAGAAGATTCTATTCTTGAATATTATGGTGTAACTAAAGATATTCTCGATAAAGGCAATAGTTACTCTAGACTTATAATAATTCTAAGTACATTGGGTGCAGTCTTAGTTGGTTTAGGGGTTGTGTTACTTATTGCAGCTAACTGGAACTCTATTCCTCCCATCGTAAAAATTACCATGAGTGTTATTAGTGTAATAACGGCAAATGTTATTGGGTACTGGCTTAGGTATAAAACTATTTATAAACGTATAGGGGCATCTATATTTTTTCTTGCAGCATTTCTATTCAGTGGTAGTGTCTTTTTAATTGGCCAAATGTATCATATAAGATCTGATAATTTCGATATATTATTGTGGATACTTTTGGGAGTTTTACCAGTTGCATATATAATTTATTCTAAAGCTTTATTTAGGTTAAGTATGGGAATAATAATATTCTGGCCTGGATGGAAACTCGCAACTTTATTTACAGAGGATGCCTCTCAATTTATTTTTTCATTCTATGTTTTATATGGTGTTTTAATATATCTTATTGGTTTCTTACATTCCAAAACTGCCAATTTTAACATATTTACAAATACTTTAATTTTCATTGGGAGTTCTGTATCATTAGCAGTTTCTTATATTTTAACAATGGATGGGATTTGGAATGAATGGGAAACGGATATTAACTACTTCCCCAATATAATTCCCATCATACTTTTAACAACTATAGTTCTACTTATTCAATTAAGTAAATATTATTTAAGAAATTTTGAATTTTCACCTAAACTTTTAATTCTCGAATCCTTTGTACTTTCGTATCTCATATTATTATCCTGGTTTTTATTCTTTACACCTAAAATTACTGATAAATATCTTCTATTTTTTATCATGGTTGTTTTCAATATTATATTTTTAGGATTAAGTTTATTGATTACTTACGTTGGTATTAGGCTTAAAAGGTATTCGTTGGTCAACTTAGGCCTTTTTGCAGCCATTTTATTTATTTTTACAAAATATTTTGACCTCTTTATAGGAATGATTGATACTGGATTGTTTTTTGCAATTACAGGTATTTTATTACTACTGGGAGGAGTGTCTTTTGAACGTATTAGACGACGTTTATTAGATAGATTTCATTTGGATGAGGGCTAA
- a CDS encoding CoA transferase: protein MIAPGALEDIKVLDISQGIAGPFAAKILGDFGADVIKVEPLTGDYGRTMAPFHKDDPDIEKSLFFLLLNLNKRGITLNLETSTGQKIFKELVAECDVVVESFEPGYLDSLGLGYTELEKINPKIVLTSITWFGQTGPYSKYKGEEIVAYAMSGIMSISGTADREPLKHGGFQSQYESGINGALSTAFTLLMRDFTNEGQHVDVSIQEVVNSTLVVNQPFYSWTGAVQGRRRSEGAGFGNVMPCADGYFISQPGGGATWDDIVDFYGNEVLREEKFANAELRVQNGVEFDEVLTEATKDRKMHEMFKTASEDYRMLFGIVQTPEDLANCPQLEARNFYEEVDHPVIGKIKVPFRLFNMSETPSQYRIPSPTLGQHNVEVYTETLNYSKEDLVKLRELEII, encoded by the coding sequence ATGATTGCACCTGGAGCTTTAGAAGACATTAAGGTACTTGATATTAGTCAAGGAATAGCAGGGCCATTTGCAGCCAAAATTCTTGGTGATTTTGGTGCAGATGTGATAAAAGTTGAACCGTTAACAGGAGATTATGGTAGAACTATGGCTCCTTTTCATAAAGATGACCCAGATATAGAAAAAAGCTTATTTTTTCTACTCTTAAACTTAAATAAAAGAGGTATTACCTTAAATCTGGAAACATCTACTGGGCAAAAAATATTTAAAGAACTTGTAGCTGAATGCGATGTGGTTGTTGAATCTTTTGAACCAGGATATCTTGATTCACTTGGGTTAGGATACACTGAATTAGAAAAGATAAATCCTAAGATTGTTTTAACTTCTATTACATGGTTTGGACAAACCGGGCCATATAGTAAATATAAAGGCGAAGAAATTGTTGCATATGCAATGAGTGGAATTATGAGTATTAGTGGCACTGCTGATCGTGAACCCTTGAAGCATGGTGGGTTTCAGTCTCAGTATGAATCGGGTATTAATGGCGCTTTATCAACAGCTTTTACTTTGCTCATGAGGGATTTTACAAATGAAGGACAACATGTTGATGTTTCTATACAAGAAGTAGTCAATTCGACTCTTGTTGTAAATCAACCTTTTTATAGCTGGACTGGTGCTGTACAAGGTAGAAGAAGGTCAGAAGGCGCTGGTTTTGGTAACGTTATGCCTTGTGCTGATGGATACTTTATCAGTCAGCCAGGTGGCGGTGCTACATGGGACGATATTGTTGATTTTTATGGCAATGAAGTTCTCAGAGAAGAAAAATTTGCAAATGCTGAATTGCGTGTTCAAAACGGTGTTGAATTTGACGAAGTTCTTACTGAAGCTACAAAAGATCGTAAAATGCACGAAATGTTTAAGACAGCCTCAGAAGATTACAGAATGTTATTTGGAATAGTCCAAACGCCTGAAGATTTAGCAAACTGCCCTCAATTAGAAGCTAGAAACTTTTATGAAGAAGTCGATCATCCTGTTATTGGCAAGATCAAGGTACCATTCAGATTGTTTAATATGAGTGAAACTCCAAGTCAATATAGAATTCCTTCACCAACCCTGGGACAACATAATGTTGAGGTTTACACTGAGACTTTAAATTATTCTAAAGAAGACTTAGTTAAATTACGAGAGTTAGAAATTATCTAA
- a CDS encoding CoA transferase — MSEKALGNIRVLDMSDDISGAYCTKYLADYGADVIKIEKPNKGNLTRHIGPFFHDDPDKEKSLLYFYLNCNKRSITLDINQSSGKKILIELLSNVDVLVENFQPGYLEKIELSYEELKHKFPKLIIMSLTPFGQYGPRSDFKGNDLIYYAMSGIMHISGAYGKPPLKHGHPQSYYMAGMTAAYTITSALFSRSMSNTGQHIDVSLQEVVASHHYNGPTRYSYTGGIEARATKVEGSSFKGIKFEGIVKAKDGYIGASSQQGRQRPLFSTYAEMLDIPELSDKKFSSATDRIENADELDEILLPKLEEWNKYDYFDKTMSEGWVTGVVQTPEDLLKCPQLADRGYFIEVEHAKIGKINIPGETFRLPNCPWQFTRPAPLLGEHNTEIYCEELEYSKNDVIMLKQGGII; from the coding sequence ATGAGTGAGAAGGCATTAGGAAATATAAGAGTTCTTGATATGAGTGACGATATAAGTGGGGCATATTGCACAAAATATCTTGCAGATTATGGTGCAGATGTTATAAAAATAGAAAAACCCAACAAAGGTAACTTAACTCGTCATATTGGTCCATTTTTTCATGACGATCCTGATAAAGAAAAAAGTTTGCTATATTTTTATCTTAATTGCAATAAACGCAGTATAACTTTAGATATTAACCAAAGCTCTGGTAAAAAGATATTAATTGAATTATTAAGTAATGTAGACGTGTTGGTAGAAAATTTTCAACCAGGATATTTAGAAAAAATAGAGCTTAGTTATGAAGAGTTAAAACATAAATTTCCTAAATTAATTATTATGTCCCTTACACCATTTGGACAATATGGACCACGTAGTGATTTCAAAGGTAATGATTTGATCTACTATGCAATGAGTGGAATAATGCATATAAGTGGAGCATATGGGAAGCCTCCATTAAAGCATGGCCATCCACAGAGCTATTATATGGCCGGAATGACAGCTGCTTACACTATAACTTCTGCATTGTTTTCAAGGTCTATGAGTAATACAGGGCAACACATTGATGTTTCATTGCAAGAAGTTGTAGCTTCTCATCATTACAATGGACCAACGAGATATTCCTACACGGGCGGTATAGAAGCTCGTGCGACAAAGGTAGAAGGTAGTTCTTTTAAAGGAATTAAATTTGAAGGAATTGTTAAAGCTAAAGATGGCTATATAGGGGCATCTTCTCAACAAGGACGACAACGTCCACTATTTAGTACCTATGCTGAAATGCTAGATATCCCTGAATTGAGTGACAAAAAATTTTCTAGCGCTACAGATCGAATTGAAAACGCAGATGAGTTAGACGAAATACTTTTACCGAAATTAGAGGAATGGAATAAATATGATTATTTCGATAAAACTATGAGTGAAGGCTGGGTTACCGGAGTAGTTCAAACTCCTGAAGATTTACTAAAGTGTCCGCAATTAGCAGATAGAGGATATTTTATAGAGGTCGAGCACGCTAAAATTGGAAAAATCAATATTCCTGGAGAAACTTTTAGGCTTCCTAATTGCCCATGGCAGTTTACTCGACCTGCACCATTATTGGGAGAACACAATACTGAAATATATTGTGAAGAATTAGAATATTCTAAGAATGATGTGATTATGCTTAAACAAGGAGGCATAATTTAG